In the genome of Variibacter gotjawalensis, one region contains:
- a CDS encoding Gfo/Idh/MocA family protein, producing MIGVGILGAGFFGEFHARAVRAVDGVEVRAVCANPMAEAEVFAKQYGGTAYDDWRELIADSSVDAVVVATPHHLHAPMVIAALEAGKHVLVEKPMALSVAECDAVIAVSRKANTTLMVGHILHFAKPCLVAQDILARGELGRPLAASSSLVKFWMEENRRGWHLDPATGGGMLMTAGIHALDALLWFMGGEVKQISAAGGALFHEQKADDSLMLLVRFDDNRIGQVASVAYRDGAGSYGIDLICERGALRVDFNTGVSIGHDNIWTPVPDSAEPDWMQRAVEGEWQAMVTCIRDSAPPVVDGAYGRKVISCIAAALTSARESREVVPQ from the coding sequence ATGATCGGCGTCGGAATTCTCGGCGCTGGCTTCTTCGGTGAGTTTCACGCCCGGGCGGTTCGCGCCGTCGATGGCGTCGAAGTCCGCGCTGTCTGCGCCAACCCGATGGCGGAGGCCGAAGTCTTCGCGAAGCAATACGGCGGCACAGCTTACGACGATTGGCGCGAGCTGATCGCCGATTCGTCGGTTGATGCCGTTGTCGTCGCGACGCCGCATCATCTGCATGCGCCGATGGTGATCGCAGCGCTCGAGGCCGGCAAGCACGTGCTAGTCGAAAAGCCGATGGCACTGAGCGTCGCCGAATGCGACGCGGTCATCGCAGTGTCTCGCAAGGCGAACACGACGCTGATGGTCGGGCACATTCTGCATTTCGCCAAGCCGTGCTTGGTCGCGCAAGACATTCTCGCGCGCGGCGAACTCGGTCGTCCGCTCGCCGCATCGAGCTCTCTCGTCAAATTCTGGATGGAGGAGAACCGGCGCGGCTGGCATCTCGATCCGGCGACCGGCGGCGGCATGCTGATGACGGCCGGCATCCACGCGCTCGACGCGCTGCTGTGGTTCATGGGCGGCGAGGTGAAACAGATATCTGCAGCTGGCGGCGCGCTCTTCCACGAACAAAAGGCCGACGATAGCCTCATGCTGCTCGTTCGCTTCGACGACAACCGCATTGGTCAAGTCGCCAGCGTTGCGTATCGCGATGGCGCCGGCAGCTACGGCATCGACCTCATCTGCGAGCGCGGCGCGCTCCGCGTCGACTTCAACACAGGCGTTTCGATCGGGCACGACAACATCTGGACGCCGGTTCCAGACTCAGCGGAGCCCGACTGGATGCAGCGCGCAGTCGAGGGTGAGTGGCAAGCGATGGTCACTTGCATTCGCGACAGCGCCCCGCCGGTGGTCGACGGCGCCTACGGTCGGAAGGTGATATCCTGCATCGCGGCGGCTCTCACATCCGCGCGCGAGAGCCGCGAAGTTGTCCCGCAATAG
- a CDS encoding MFS transporter, translating into MTAAQVEGSPPDDIDSSYSWFRLFIGVLISTISGVGMWAVLVILPRVQIDFGITRAEATLPFTMTMFGFAAGNVLFGRVVDRLGIVASLAIATTLIVIGYLAASVAPSLWPFALSHLLIGLGSAAGFGPLVADISFWFKKRRGVAVSICASGNYLAGTVWPPIVRFMMDKYGWRATIVGIAVVCAVAVPPLMYFLRRRAAANNAGANQVVTTTQQAFGISPNALQWLMAIMGLGCCVAMSMPQVHIVAYCADLGYGVARGAEMLSLMMGAGIVSRIASGFIADKIGGLRTLLLGSFLQAVALVLYLFFDGLVSLYIVSMLFGLFQGGIVPSYALIVREYYPPQEAGARVGTAIMATIIGMALGGWLSGAIYDWTGSYHMAFVNGIAWNALNLTISVWLLTRPGLPRLSPRTA; encoded by the coding sequence ATGACTGCCGCACAAGTCGAGGGTTCACCCCCCGACGATATCGATTCTTCCTATTCCTGGTTTCGCCTCTTCATCGGCGTGCTGATTTCCACGATCAGCGGCGTCGGCATGTGGGCTGTTCTGGTCATTCTCCCGCGCGTTCAGATCGATTTCGGCATCACGCGCGCTGAAGCCACGCTGCCGTTCACGATGACGATGTTCGGCTTTGCGGCCGGTAACGTGCTGTTCGGACGCGTCGTCGATCGGCTCGGCATCGTGGCGTCGCTGGCGATAGCGACCACGCTGATCGTGATCGGCTATCTCGCGGCGAGCGTCGCGCCGAGCCTGTGGCCTTTCGCGCTGTCACATCTCCTCATCGGTCTCGGCAGCGCGGCGGGATTCGGCCCGCTGGTCGCCGACATCTCGTTTTGGTTCAAAAAGCGGCGCGGCGTCGCGGTGTCGATCTGCGCATCCGGCAATTATCTCGCCGGCACCGTGTGGCCGCCGATCGTACGCTTCATGATGGACAAATACGGGTGGCGCGCGACCATCGTAGGCATCGCGGTCGTCTGCGCCGTGGCTGTCCCACCACTGATGTATTTTCTGCGCCGCCGCGCGGCCGCGAACAATGCAGGCGCCAATCAAGTCGTGACGACAACGCAGCAGGCTTTCGGAATATCGCCGAACGCGCTGCAATGGCTGATGGCGATCATGGGTCTCGGCTGCTGTGTCGCTATGTCGATGCCGCAGGTGCATATCGTCGCGTATTGCGCGGACCTCGGTTATGGCGTCGCGCGCGGCGCCGAGATGCTGTCGCTGATGATGGGCGCCGGCATCGTCAGCCGCATCGCGTCCGGCTTCATCGCGGACAAGATCGGCGGCTTGCGCACATTGCTGCTCGGCTCGTTTCTGCAGGCGGTCGCGCTGGTGCTCTATCTCTTCTTCGACGGTCTCGTGTCACTCTACATCGTCTCGATGCTGTTTGGGCTGTTCCAAGGTGGCATCGTGCCGAGCTATGCGCTGATCGTCCGCGAGTATTATCCGCCGCAGGAAGCCGGTGCGCGCGTCGGCACCGCGATCATGGCAACGATTATCGGAATGGCGCTCGGCGGTTGGCTGTCCGGCGCAATCTATGACTGGACCGGCTCGTACCATATGGCGTTCGTCAACGGTATCGCGTGGAACGCGCTCAACCTCACGATCTCGGTGTGGTTGCTGACGCGGCCCGGTTTGCCGCGCCTCTCGCCGAGGACCGCGTAA
- a CDS encoding ABC transporter permease, whose translation MIAPRDSRPGAERIAELMAPVWIGIGALVAWEMAVRMYDVPSYILPGPLLILQTLIDDHATLFGSLWITLRLTLAALIAAVAIGVGLAIVFTQSKWLERSLLPYAVILQVTPIVAIAPLIIIWVGDVTLSLLICAWIVAFFPILSNTILGLNSADHNLQDLFRLYRASRWQTLRDLRLPAALPYFMAGLKVSGGLALIGAVVAEFVAGTGGTASGLAYRILESGYQLKIPRMFAALVLISFSGVVIYAITSAIAYFALRRWHESAVNREN comes from the coding sequence ATGATCGCTCCGCGCGACAGCCGTCCGGGCGCAGAGCGCATCGCCGAACTGATGGCGCCGGTCTGGATCGGGATCGGTGCGCTGGTCGCATGGGAGATGGCCGTGCGCATGTACGACGTGCCCTCGTACATTCTGCCGGGCCCCCTTCTCATTCTGCAGACGCTGATCGACGATCACGCGACGCTATTCGGCTCGCTGTGGATCACGTTGCGCCTCACGCTCGCGGCGCTCATTGCCGCCGTTGCGATCGGTGTTGGACTTGCGATCGTCTTTACGCAGTCGAAATGGCTTGAGCGCTCGCTGTTACCCTACGCCGTGATCCTGCAAGTGACGCCGATCGTCGCCATCGCGCCCCTGATCATCATTTGGGTCGGCGATGTAACGCTCTCGCTGCTGATCTGCGCGTGGATCGTCGCGTTCTTCCCGATCCTCTCGAACACGATCCTCGGTCTCAATTCGGCGGACCACAATCTGCAGGATCTCTTTCGACTTTATCGCGCGAGCCGCTGGCAGACATTGCGCGATCTGCGCCTGCCCGCGGCGCTGCCATACTTCATGGCCGGCTTGAAGGTCTCCGGCGGCCTTGCGCTGATCGGCGCCGTGGTCGCCGAGTTCGTTGCCGGCACCGGCGGCACCGCGTCGGGCTTGGCCTACCGCATTCTCGAATCCGGCTATCAGCTGAAGATCCCACGCATGTTCGCAGCGCTGGTGCTGATCTCATTTTCAGGCGTCGTGATCTACGCGATCACCTCGGCCATCGCTTATTTCGCGTTGCGGCGCTGGCATGAAAGCGCGGTCAATCGCGAGAACTGA
- a CDS encoding ABC transporter ATP-binding protein produces the protein MTEAAISDGGAVISVRKVSKRFPNGTLALKAIDFDVPEGQFVSLLGPSGCGKSTLLRIIAELTPPTGGTFRRVAHSGGAGVALGFVFQEPTLMPWASTLRNVMLPLMLAGIADRDAEPRAAAMLKSVGLEGFEKAYPRELSGGMKMRVSIARALVTKPRILLMDEPFAALDEITRHRLNDDLIALWERERFSAIFVTHSVLESVYLAQRIVMMAARPGRIVADFANAAPYPRDELFRTSAEYAQLCRNASQALKQAMDA, from the coding sequence ATGACGGAAGCCGCCATCTCGGACGGCGGCGCCGTCATCTCGGTTCGCAAAGTCTCGAAGCGGTTTCCCAACGGAACGCTCGCGCTGAAAGCGATCGACTTTGACGTGCCGGAGGGGCAATTCGTCAGCCTACTCGGGCCGTCGGGCTGCGGGAAATCGACGTTGCTGCGCATCATCGCGGAGCTGACGCCGCCGACGGGCGGCACATTCCGGCGCGTGGCGCACAGCGGCGGCGCGGGCGTTGCGCTTGGCTTCGTCTTTCAGGAGCCGACGCTTATGCCGTGGGCTTCTACGTTGCGCAACGTGATGCTGCCGCTGATGCTCGCGGGGATTGCCGACCGGGACGCCGAGCCGCGCGCCGCCGCGATGCTGAAGTCCGTTGGGCTCGAGGGCTTCGAGAAGGCCTATCCGCGCGAACTCTCCGGCGGCATGAAGATGCGGGTCTCGATCGCACGCGCGCTCGTCACCAAGCCGCGCATTCTGCTGATGGATGAGCCCTTCGCGGCGCTCGACGAAATCACGCGGCACCGCCTCAACGACGATCTCATCGCGCTGTGGGAACGCGAACGTTTCTCGGCGATCTTCGTCACGCACTCGGTACTCGAATCGGTTTACCTCGCCCAGCGCATCGTCATGATGGCGGCGCGGCCGGGCCGCATCGTTGCGGACTTTGCGAATGCGGCGCCCTACCCGCGCGATGAGCTCTTTCGCACGTCGGCCGAATACGCGCAGCTTTGCCGCAACGCGTCGCAGGCGCTGAAACAGGCGATGGACGCATGA
- a CDS encoding ABC transporter substrate-binding protein, whose translation MAKYILNRRTLLAGSAALVAVPGARVSAHNLDKVSFQTDWRAQGEHGGYYLAVANGIYRKYGIDCDLRMGGPQINPSQILLGGRVDMIMSNSFEGINYVRENLPLIVIAAIFQKDPQVIISHPGVGNDTLAALKSKPILIGAASHNSFWPFLKSKFGYTDDQIRPYAFNPAPFLADKRTSQQGYLSSEPFAIRKAGVEPVVHLLADSGFPAYGETINLSRKMAGDKKDLVQRFVTATLEGWAEYMKGGEAIAAANAMIKKANPEMDDEKLSYALKVMNEFGIVRSGDALKLGIGAMTEARWQLFYETMRDAGRFPAGIDFKKAYSLDFVNKGIGA comes from the coding sequence ATGGCCAAGTACATACTTAACCGCCGCACACTGCTCGCGGGCAGCGCCGCGCTCGTCGCTGTGCCGGGCGCGCGCGTTTCCGCGCATAACCTCGACAAGGTGAGCTTTCAGACCGACTGGCGCGCGCAAGGCGAGCACGGCGGCTACTATCTCGCTGTCGCCAACGGCATCTATCGGAAGTACGGGATCGACTGCGACCTGCGCATGGGCGGGCCGCAGATTAATCCATCGCAAATATTGCTCGGCGGACGCGTCGACATGATCATGTCGAACTCGTTCGAGGGCATCAATTATGTGCGCGAGAACCTCCCGCTGATCGTCATTGCGGCGATCTTTCAGAAAGACCCGCAGGTCATCATCTCGCATCCCGGTGTCGGCAACGACACGCTTGCCGCGCTGAAAAGCAAGCCGATCCTGATCGGCGCGGCTTCTCACAACAGCTTCTGGCCGTTCCTGAAATCGAAGTTCGGCTACACGGACGATCAGATACGGCCTTACGCGTTCAACCCCGCGCCGTTTCTTGCCGACAAGCGGACGTCGCAGCAAGGCTATCTTTCGTCCGAACCGTTCGCGATCCGCAAGGCGGGCGTCGAGCCCGTGGTGCATCTCCTCGCTGACTCTGGGTTTCCGGCTTACGGCGAGACGATCAACCTCTCGCGCAAGATGGCGGGCGACAAAAAGGACCTCGTGCAGCGCTTCGTCACCGCGACCCTGGAAGGCTGGGCCGAATACATGAAGGGCGGCGAAGCCATCGCGGCGGCGAATGCGATGATCAAGAAAGCCAACCCGGAAATGGACGACGAGAAGCTTAGCTACGCGCTCAAAGTGATGAACGAGTTCGGCATTGTGCGCTCGGGCGATGCGCTCAAGCTCGGCATCGGCGCTATGACGGAGGCGCGCTGGCAACTCTTCTATGAGACGATGCGCGATGCCGGGCGGTTTCCAGCCGGTATCGATTTCAAGAAGGCCTATAGCCTCGATTTCGTCAACAAGGGCATCGGCGCGTGA
- a CDS encoding creatininase family protein, whose translation MRKLFWGDLTTEDFAGLDPEATIAVLPVAAIEQHGPHLPVSTDTVIADGMIAEVAKRLPDDISALILPTQNIGKSNEHISFAGTVTLSAEAAIRVWTEIGEAVNRAGLRKLVIVNSHGGNVEVMGIVTRELRVRFEILAVSCSWSRLGYPDGLYTDEERAVGIHAGDIETSLMLHFRPDLARMERAENFVPATIAIAKEFEILRPTGYTPFAWLAEDLHPKGALGDATRATAEKGRLTAEHQAEAFIRLLRDMQRFRLSRLV comes from the coding sequence GTGCGCAAGTTGTTCTGGGGTGATCTAACGACCGAGGATTTCGCCGGGCTCGATCCCGAAGCGACTATCGCCGTGTTACCGGTCGCCGCCATCGAGCAGCACGGCCCGCATTTGCCCGTTTCCACCGACACGGTGATCGCGGATGGCATGATCGCCGAAGTCGCAAAGCGGCTCCCAGACGATATCTCGGCACTGATTTTGCCGACGCAGAACATCGGAAAGTCCAACGAGCACATTTCTTTCGCCGGCACTGTCACGCTTTCCGCCGAGGCGGCTATCCGCGTTTGGACCGAGATCGGCGAGGCCGTGAATCGCGCCGGGCTGCGCAAGCTCGTGATCGTCAATTCGCACGGGGGCAATGTCGAGGTAATGGGCATCGTCACCCGCGAACTGCGCGTACGCTTCGAAATACTTGCGGTGTCGTGCTCGTGGAGTCGCCTCGGGTATCCCGACGGCCTCTACACGGACGAGGAGCGTGCAGTCGGCATTCACGCGGGCGATATCGAGACATCGCTGATGCTGCATTTCCGGCCAGACCTCGCGCGCATGGAGCGCGCCGAGAATTTTGTGCCGGCGACGATCGCGATCGCCAAGGAGTTCGAAATCCTGCGGCCGACCGGCTACACGCCGTTCGCCTGGCTCGCCGAAGATCTTCATCCGAAAGGCGCACTTGGCGACGCCACGCGCGCGACCGCCGAGAAGGGGCGGCTCACCGCTGAGCATCAAGCGGAAGCGTTCATCCGCTTGCTGCGTGACATGCAGCGATTTCGCCTCAGCCGTCTGGTTTAA
- a CDS encoding MarR family winged helix-turn-helix transcriptional regulator → MSTAAKNIAAREDGEWLKMDVLGNTVGFMVRVVQVQIFQAYYERFGKSGPTTGEFSALAAIRENPGVRQGALASAMMIKRSNMTKLVQSLEREGLIVRRTAEDDARSVTLDLTVKGHRLIESVLPDVEGFNREIMGALSAPERLMLLGLLGKMNESLGAKD, encoded by the coding sequence ATGAGCACGGCAGCAAAAAACATTGCGGCGCGCGAAGATGGCGAGTGGCTGAAGATGGATGTGCTCGGCAACACCGTCGGCTTCATGGTTCGGGTCGTGCAGGTGCAGATCTTTCAGGCCTACTACGAGCGTTTCGGCAAATCCGGACCGACGACCGGCGAGTTCTCGGCGCTCGCGGCCATCCGCGAAAACCCTGGTGTGCGGCAAGGCGCGCTCGCCAGCGCCATGATGATCAAGCGCTCGAACATGACGAAGCTCGTGCAGAGCCTCGAGCGCGAGGGCTTGATCGTGCGCCGCACTGCCGAGGATGATGCTCGCTCGGTGACACTCGATCTCACGGTTAAGGGTCATCGCCTGATCGAGAGCGTGCTGCCCGATGTCGAAGGGTTCAATCGCGAGATCATGGGTGCCCTCTCGGCGCCGGAGCGGCTGATGTTGCTCGGCTTGCTCGGCAAGATGAATGAGAGCCTCGGCGCGAAAGATTAA
- a CDS encoding feruloyl-CoA synthase, translated as MAAHAARSLNAIEARFRPLQIVRDERAGGSFVLRAVEALRPYPAAMHEHLFRWVTEAPERMFLAERRPGQDGWASITYGEAGEKVLALAAAIADRGLSAERPIVILSGNTIDHQLLTLAGYVAGVPTAPISVAYSLVSQDHGKLKGIIDLLDPGMIYAANGAVFEKPLMLDAMRGREIVVGTPCPALPNATPFSALLKGGSASALDAARATVGADTIAKFLFTSGSTGTPKGVITTHRMLTSNAEMSPQAWPFLDRPQVFVDWLPWSHVFGGNHNMGQILRGGGTLYIDDGKPMPAEFPKTLRNLAEVSPTAYFNVPRAYDLLAHALKSDEALRKRFFAELDVIFYAAASLPEHLWTTLGALAESESDTPASMLTAWGLTETSPTITVLHRHGGESGNIGIPLPGVELKLVPNGPKLEARAKGPNITPGYWRNEKATASAFDEDGFFRTGDALTLVEPKDPGRGVRFNGRVTEDFKLTTGTWVHTGGVRARALAALGPLISDVIVTAPDRDDLGLFIFPSLAAKRDETYAPAVLTALRTMNEGFSGSSERIARAMIMEEPPSLDRGEMTDKGSLNMHAVLEHRDDLLARLYAGNHPDVLRP; from the coding sequence ATGGCAGCGCATGCGGCCCGTTCCCTGAATGCGATCGAGGCGCGCTTTCGTCCGCTGCAGATCGTCCGCGACGAACGGGCGGGCGGCTCCTTCGTGCTCCGCGCCGTCGAAGCGCTGCGTCCTTATCCCGCAGCCATGCACGAACATCTCTTCCGCTGGGTGACGGAAGCGCCGGAGCGCATGTTCCTCGCCGAGCGGCGGCCTGGACAGGACGGTTGGGCCTCGATCACATATGGCGAGGCAGGCGAAAAAGTGCTGGCGCTTGCCGCAGCGATTGCGGATCGCGGCCTCTCGGCGGAGCGGCCGATCGTCATCCTCTCCGGTAATACGATTGATCACCAGCTCCTGACGCTCGCCGGTTATGTCGCAGGCGTGCCGACGGCACCGATCTCGGTCGCCTACTCGCTAGTCAGCCAGGATCACGGCAAGCTCAAAGGCATCATCGATCTGCTCGATCCCGGCATGATCTACGCGGCGAACGGCGCGGTGTTCGAAAAGCCGCTGATGCTCGACGCCATGCGCGGTCGTGAGATCGTTGTCGGAACGCCCTGCCCGGCATTGCCGAATGCGACGCCGTTCTCCGCATTGCTCAAGGGTGGTTCGGCGAGCGCACTCGATGCAGCGCGCGCGACAGTCGGAGCGGACACGATTGCGAAGTTTCTGTTCACGTCGGGTTCGACCGGAACGCCGAAGGGCGTCATCACAACGCATCGCATGCTGACGTCGAATGCCGAGATGTCGCCCCAGGCGTGGCCGTTTCTCGACCGGCCGCAAGTGTTCGTCGACTGGCTACCGTGGAGCCACGTCTTCGGCGGCAATCACAATATGGGGCAAATTTTGCGCGGCGGCGGCACGCTGTACATCGACGACGGCAAGCCGATGCCGGCCGAGTTTCCGAAAACGCTGCGCAATCTCGCCGAGGTTTCGCCAACCGCCTACTTCAACGTCCCGCGCGCATACGACTTGCTTGCGCACGCGCTGAAAAGCGACGAAGCGCTACGCAAACGCTTCTTCGCCGAACTCGACGTCATCTTCTACGCGGCGGCGTCATTGCCCGAACACCTCTGGACGACGCTCGGTGCGCTTGCGGAGTCCGAGAGCGACACCCCAGCGAGCATGCTCACCGCATGGGGACTGACCGAGACTTCGCCGACGATCACGGTGCTGCATCGCCACGGCGGCGAGAGCGGCAACATCGGCATTCCCCTGCCTGGCGTCGAGCTCAAGCTCGTGCCGAACGGGCCGAAGCTCGAAGCGCGCGCGAAAGGGCCAAACATCACACCGGGCTATTGGCGCAATGAGAAAGCCACCGCAAGCGCGTTCGATGAGGACGGCTTCTTCCGCACCGGTGATGCGCTGACGCTGGTCGAGCCGAAAGATCCGGGGCGCGGCGTGCGCTTCAATGGCCGCGTTACCGAAGATTTCAAGCTGACGACCGGGACATGGGTGCATACCGGCGGCGTGCGCGCACGTGCCCTCGCGGCGCTCGGCCCATTGATCTCGGACGTCATCGTCACGGCGCCGGATCGCGACGATCTCGGCCTTTTTATCTTTCCCTCGCTCGCCGCGAAACGCGACGAGACCTACGCGCCGGCCGTGCTGACCGCTCTACGCACAATGAACGAAGGCTTTTCGGGAAGCTCGGAGCGAATCGCGCGTGCGATGATCATGGAGGAACCGCCCTCGCTCGATCGCGGTGAGATGACGGATAAAGGATCGCTCAACATGCATGCGGTGCTGGAACATCGTGACGATCTCCTCGCGCGGCTTTATGCGGGCAACCATCCGGATGTCCTCCGCCCATGA
- a CDS encoding ABC transporter substrate-binding protein, producing the protein MHRILRAITTAAFALTPSLAFAQGAPIKLGVLNDQSGVFADYQGIGSVIAAQMAVEDFGGKVRGRTVEVISADHQNKPDIGLAIARRWFDQENVAAVFDLPNSAIALGVNKMAAERNKVFVGSGAGTVQLTGPECTANFVHWTYDTYAYGHGIGRAVYERGGKKWFFITADYAFGHDLELQATEEVKKLGGQVLGAVRHPLGNNDYSSYLLQAQASGADVVGIANAGGDTVNTIKQAAEFGLTKKQKLVGVILGMNNIPGIGLEAAQGSYMMVPFYWDMNDGTRAWSKKFQERHPNKNMPNDMQAGVYASVLHYLKAIDAGADPADGKAIVAKMKELPTDDSLFGKGTIRADGRKIHPMYLLEVKAPSESSGKWDYLKVVASVPGEQAFRSLADGKCPLAVK; encoded by the coding sequence ATGCACCGCATTCTTCGTGCAATCACGACTGCTGCCTTCGCGTTGACGCCGTCGCTCGCGTTCGCTCAAGGCGCGCCCATCAAGCTCGGCGTGCTCAACGATCAGTCCGGCGTCTTTGCGGATTATCAAGGCATAGGCTCAGTCATCGCGGCGCAAATGGCTGTCGAGGATTTCGGTGGCAAAGTGCGCGGCCGCACGGTCGAAGTGATTTCGGCCGACCATCAGAACAAGCCTGACATTGGCCTCGCCATCGCGCGCCGCTGGTTCGATCAGGAGAACGTCGCGGCCGTCTTCGATCTGCCGAATTCCGCCATCGCACTCGGCGTCAACAAGATGGCGGCGGAACGCAACAAGGTGTTCGTCGGCTCCGGTGCCGGCACTGTGCAGCTCACGGGCCCGGAATGCACCGCGAATTTCGTCCACTGGACCTACGACACATATGCGTATGGTCACGGGATCGGTCGTGCCGTCTATGAGCGCGGCGGCAAGAAATGGTTCTTCATCACGGCCGACTATGCTTTCGGTCATGACCTCGAGCTGCAAGCGACCGAAGAGGTGAAGAAACTCGGCGGGCAAGTGCTCGGCGCCGTGCGCCATCCGCTCGGCAACAACGATTACTCGTCGTATCTCTTGCAGGCGCAGGCGTCGGGCGCGGACGTCGTCGGCATCGCGAATGCGGGCGGCGACACCGTCAACACGATCAAGCAGGCGGCCGAATTCGGCCTGACGAAAAAGCAGAAGCTTGTCGGCGTCATCCTCGGCATGAACAACATTCCGGGCATCGGCCTCGAAGCCGCGCAGGGCTCCTACATGATGGTGCCCTTCTACTGGGACATGAATGACGGCACGCGTGCATGGTCGAAGAAATTCCAAGAACGCCATCCGAACAAGAATATGCCCAACGATATGCAGGCCGGCGTCTATGCGTCCGTGCTGCACTATCTCAAGGCCATCGATGCCGGCGCCGATCCGGCTGACGGAAAAGCCATCGTCGCCAAAATGAAGGAATTGCCGACCGACGATTCGCTGTTCGGCAAAGGTACGATCCGGGCGGACGGCCGCAAGATTCATCCGATGTATCTGCTCGAAGTGAAGGCTCCGTCCGAGTCATCCGGCAAGTGGGATTACCTCAAGGTCGTCGCCAGCGTGCCGGGCGAGCAGGCTTTCCGTTCGCTGGCGGACGGTAAGTGTCCGCTGGCCGTGAAGTAG
- a CDS encoding Bug family tripartite tricarboxylate transporter substrate binding protein, translating to MFRRDFLAGSAAALTLAASKPAYAQEYPTKLIRFLVGFPPGGSADLTMRQYAHRLGPALGTTKTVIENLPGASSTIAAIQTLRSDPDGHALYLGSNVAQVLAPFMLKLSYDPLTALIPITQLTTNASLVAVSAQYGVKNWAEFLAKAKGEKDGVFYGTSNAGFQLPGVQMAKLAGIKLVNVPFKGGAETVTAVLSGNIPMIIGTPPSILPHVKAGTIIPLCVTTPERSSVMPDVPGANEVGLKGLDSSSWFGLYAPAKTPDAIIRKLHATIQPLMKDESLRNALAVEGMEVKGSASPEAFAAFQKEDYDKNAELIKEAGLAVK from the coding sequence GTGTTTCGTCGTGACTTTCTAGCTGGATCTGCGGCCGCTCTCACGCTCGCTGCGAGCAAGCCCGCATACGCGCAGGAATATCCGACAAAGCTCATTCGCTTCCTGGTCGGATTTCCGCCTGGCGGATCGGCGGACCTCACAATGCGTCAATATGCGCATCGGTTGGGACCGGCGCTCGGCACAACGAAAACCGTTATCGAAAATCTTCCCGGCGCATCGTCGACGATCGCAGCAATTCAGACGCTGCGTTCCGATCCGGATGGGCATGCGCTCTATCTCGGCTCCAACGTCGCGCAGGTGCTCGCGCCGTTCATGCTGAAGCTCAGCTACGATCCGCTCACCGCGTTGATTCCGATCACGCAGCTCACCACTAACGCTTCGCTCGTCGCCGTCTCGGCGCAATACGGCGTGAAGAACTGGGCCGAATTTCTCGCCAAGGCGAAGGGCGAGAAGGATGGCGTCTTCTACGGGACGTCGAACGCCGGATTCCAACTTCCTGGCGTACAGATGGCGAAGCTCGCCGGCATCAAGCTCGTCAACGTTCCGTTCAAGGGCGGCGCCGAGACGGTAACGGCCGTGCTCAGCGGCAATATCCCGATGATCATCGGGACACCGCCGTCGATCCTTCCGCACGTGAAGGCGGGCACGATTATCCCGCTCTGCGTGACCACTCCCGAACGTTCGTCGGTGATGCCGGATGTTCCGGGCGCCAACGAAGTCGGCTTAAAGGGACTCGATTCGAGTTCGTGGTTCGGCCTTTACGCGCCTGCGAAAACGCCGGACGCCATCATCCGCAAATTGCACGCGACCATTCAGCCGCTGATGAAGGACGAGAGCCTGCGCAATGCGCTCGCGGTCGAAGGCATGGAAGTGAAGGGGTCCGCGAGCCCGGAAGCCTTCGCGGCCTTCCAAAAAGAAGATTACGACAAGAACGCCGAGCTCATAAAAGAAGCCGGTTTGGCAGTGAAGTAG